Proteins encoded together in one Xiphophorus maculatus strain JP 163 A chromosome 13, X_maculatus-5.0-male, whole genome shotgun sequence window:
- the vps45 gene encoding vacuolar protein sorting-associated protein 45 isoform X2: MNVTLAVKQYISKMIENSGPGMKVLLMDKETTSIVSVVYTQSEILQKEVYLFERIDSQSRDSMKHLKAICFLRPTKENVQHLIQELRRPKYSVYFIYFSNVISKSEIKALAEADEQEVVAEVQEFYGDFIAVNPHLFSLNLQGVSRGRTWEPSMLSRCTQGLTSVLLALKKCPMIRYQLSSDMAKRLAESVKQIITKEYELFDFRKTEVPPLLLILDRSDDAITPLLNQWTYQAMVHELLGLNNNRIDLSRVPGISKDLREVVLSAENDEFYANNLYLNFGEIGTNIKNLMEDFQKKKPKDQQKLESISDMKAFVDNYPQFKKMSGTVSKHVTVVGELSRLVSERQLMEVSEVEQELACQNDHSNAQQSVRRLLQNPRVSELDAVRLVMLYALRYERHSSSILPSLMEELSRKGVSERYRRMVQSVVEYGGKRIRGSDLITPTDAVAITKQFFKGLKGVENVYTQHQPLLHDTLDQLIKGRLKDSQFPYLGASSLRDRPQDIMVFLIGGATYEEALTVYNLNRNTPGVRIVLGGSAIHNTKSFLEEVILATGHSGDRAQGSGRHSTRR; encoded by the exons ATGAACGTGACGCTCGCGGTGAAGCAGTACATCTCCAAAATGATCGAGAACAGCGGGCCCGGGATGAAGGTTCTGCTCATGGATAAGGAGACG ACCAGCATAGTGAGTGTGGTTTACACCCAGTCTGAAATCCTGCAGAAGGAGGTTTACCTGTTCGAACGGATCGACTCTCAGAGCAGAGACAGCATGAAGCACCTGAAGGCCATCTGCTTCCTTCGTCCAACCAAG gagaACGTGCAGCATCTAATCCAGGAGCTAAGAAGACCAAAGTACAGCGTTTACTTCATCT ACTTCAGTAATGTGATCAGTAAGAGTGAGATCAAAGCTCTGGCTGAGGCAGatgaacaggaagtggtggCTGAAGTCCAG gagtTTTATGGAGATTTCATCGCTGTGAATCCTCACCTGTTTTCTCTCAACCTGCAGGGAGTTTCAAGG ggtCGGACCTGGGAACCCTCCATGTTGTCGCGCTGCACGCAGGGTTTGACCTCTGTCCTGCTCGCTCTGAAGAAATGTCCAATGATCCGCTACCAGCTGTCCTCTGACATGGCCAAACGCCTCGCAGAAAGCGTCAAG CAAATCATCACGAAGGAATACGAGCTGTTTGACTTCAGGAAGACTGAAgttcctcctctgctgctgatCCTCGACCGCAGCGACGACGCCATCACACCGCTGCTCAACCAG TGGACGTACCAGGCGATGGTCCACGAGCTGCTGGGTCTGAACAACAACCGGATCGACCTGTCCAGAGTCCCGGGGATCAGCAAAGACCTGAGGGAAGTGGTGCTGTCTGCCGAGAACGACGAGTTTTATGCCAAC aactTGTACCTGAATTTCGGGGAGATCGGCACCAACATAAAGAACCTGATGGAAGATTTCCAGAAAAAGAAACCCAAAGACCAACAGAAGCTGGAGTCCATTTCTGACATGAAG GCGTTTGTGGACAACTACCCTCAGTTTAAGAAGATGTCGGGAACCGTGTCGAAGCACGTCACGGTGGTGGGGGAGCTGTCCCGGCTGGTGTCTGAGCGGCAGCTGATGGAGGTGTCGGAGGTGGAGCAGGAGCTGGCCTGTCAGAATGACCACTCTAACGCTCAGCAG AGCGTTCGGCGGCTGCTGCAGAATCCTCGGGTCTCGGAGCTGGACGCCGTCCGTCTCGTCATGCTCTACGCTTTGAGGTATGAGcgccacagcagcagcatcctcCCGTCGCTGATGGAGGAGCTGAGCAGGAAGGGAGTTTCTGAACGCTACCGCAGG ATGGTTCAGTCGGTTGTGGAGTACGGTGGGAAGAGAATCAGAGGGAGTGACCTCATCACACCGACGGATGCTGTCGCCATCACCAAACAGTTCTTCAAAGGactaaag GGCGTAGAGAACGTGTATACACAGCATCAGCCTCTGCTGCACGACACTCTGGATCAGCTGATTAAAGGTCGACTCAAAGACAGTCAGTTCCCGTACCTGGGAGCCAGCAGCCTGAGAGACAG GCCTCAGGACATTATGGTGTTCCTGATCGGTGGAGCAACGTATGAAGAAGCTTTGACTGTTTACAACCTGAATCGTAACACTCCGGGGGTTCGGATTGTGCTGGGAGGAAGCGCCATCCACAACACTAAGAG tttccTTGAAGAGGTGATCCTGGCGACGGGTCACAGCGGCGACAGAGCACAGGGAAGTGGACGCCACTCCACCAGGCGATGA
- the LOC102237881 gene encoding saxitoxin and tetrodotoxin-binding protein 1-like, with protein MKLHATGPLLVLMLVLMLLSCSAAEECNLPPKLQRQDLHKLSEARWVLVQAIADYPAGEELMKNANSSIMELKPKENKESFLFVERNVVAGNCLIFRGNLSVPDPETSNHTLLLDADGEREFGGVVTPYDDKGRADVHQACPNCLLVVHHGVFEGTPGRMLLIYRSEGKHLDAEELKAAESEHRRMAECLKFNVRTSFRYDGKADFCLEKKEETEA; from the exons ATGAAGCTTCACGCCACTGGacctctgctggttctgatgctggttctgatgctgctcaGCTGCAGCGCTGCTGAAGAATGCAACCTGCCACCAAAGCTGCAACGACAGGACTTACACAAG TTGTCAGAGGCCCGGTGGGTTCTGGTTCAGGCGATAGCCGATTATCCAGCAGGCGAGGAGCTGATGAAGAACGCCAACAGCTCCATCATGGAGCTGAAgcccaaagaaaacaaagagagcTTCCTGTTTGTTGAGCGGAACGTCGT aGCTGGAAACTGTCTCATCTTCCGTGGGAACCTGTCTGTCCCAGATCCTGAGACATCCAACCATACGCTCCTTCTGGATGCTGATG GCGAGCGGGAGTTTGGTGGTGTGGTGACGCCATACGATGATAAAGGTCGAGCGGACGTCCACCAGGCCTGTCCGAACTGCCTGCTTGTCGTCCACCACGGAGTGTTTGAGGGAACGCCGGGGAGGATGCTGCTCATTTACA gaagtgaggggAAACACCTGGATGCTGAGGAGCTGAAAGCTGCTGAGAGCGAACACAGGAGGATGGCCGAGTGCCTGAAGTTCAACGTCAGGACGAGTTTCCGCTACGACGGGAAGGCAG atttttgcctggaaaagaaggaagaaacaGAAGCCTGA
- the vps45 gene encoding vacuolar protein sorting-associated protein 45 isoform X1: protein MNVTLAVKQYISKMIENSGPGMKVLLMDKETTSIVSVVYTQSEILQKEVYLFERIDSQSRDSMKHLKAICFLRPTKENVQHLIQELRRPKYSVYFIYFSNVISKSEIKALAEADEQEVVAEVQEFYGDFIAVNPHLFSLNLQGVSRRCTDQVLSGRNRFPGRTWEPSMLSRCTQGLTSVLLALKKCPMIRYQLSSDMAKRLAESVKQIITKEYELFDFRKTEVPPLLLILDRSDDAITPLLNQWTYQAMVHELLGLNNNRIDLSRVPGISKDLREVVLSAENDEFYANNLYLNFGEIGTNIKNLMEDFQKKKPKDQQKLESISDMKAFVDNYPQFKKMSGTVSKHVTVVGELSRLVSERQLMEVSEVEQELACQNDHSNAQQSVRRLLQNPRVSELDAVRLVMLYALRYERHSSSILPSLMEELSRKGVSERYRRMVQSVVEYGGKRIRGSDLITPTDAVAITKQFFKGLKGVENVYTQHQPLLHDTLDQLIKGRLKDSQFPYLGASSLRDRPQDIMVFLIGGATYEEALTVYNLNRNTPGVRIVLGGSAIHNTKSFLEEVILATGHSGDRAQGSGRHSTRR from the exons ATGAACGTGACGCTCGCGGTGAAGCAGTACATCTCCAAAATGATCGAGAACAGCGGGCCCGGGATGAAGGTTCTGCTCATGGATAAGGAGACG ACCAGCATAGTGAGTGTGGTTTACACCCAGTCTGAAATCCTGCAGAAGGAGGTTTACCTGTTCGAACGGATCGACTCTCAGAGCAGAGACAGCATGAAGCACCTGAAGGCCATCTGCTTCCTTCGTCCAACCAAG gagaACGTGCAGCATCTAATCCAGGAGCTAAGAAGACCAAAGTACAGCGTTTACTTCATCT ACTTCAGTAATGTGATCAGTAAGAGTGAGATCAAAGCTCTGGCTGAGGCAGatgaacaggaagtggtggCTGAAGTCCAG gagtTTTATGGAGATTTCATCGCTGTGAATCCTCACCTGTTTTCTCTCAACCTGCAGGGAGTTTCAAGG agatgcaccgatcaggTTTTATCTGGCCGAAACCGTTTCCCG ggtCGGACCTGGGAACCCTCCATGTTGTCGCGCTGCACGCAGGGTTTGACCTCTGTCCTGCTCGCTCTGAAGAAATGTCCAATGATCCGCTACCAGCTGTCCTCTGACATGGCCAAACGCCTCGCAGAAAGCGTCAAG CAAATCATCACGAAGGAATACGAGCTGTTTGACTTCAGGAAGACTGAAgttcctcctctgctgctgatCCTCGACCGCAGCGACGACGCCATCACACCGCTGCTCAACCAG TGGACGTACCAGGCGATGGTCCACGAGCTGCTGGGTCTGAACAACAACCGGATCGACCTGTCCAGAGTCCCGGGGATCAGCAAAGACCTGAGGGAAGTGGTGCTGTCTGCCGAGAACGACGAGTTTTATGCCAAC aactTGTACCTGAATTTCGGGGAGATCGGCACCAACATAAAGAACCTGATGGAAGATTTCCAGAAAAAGAAACCCAAAGACCAACAGAAGCTGGAGTCCATTTCTGACATGAAG GCGTTTGTGGACAACTACCCTCAGTTTAAGAAGATGTCGGGAACCGTGTCGAAGCACGTCACGGTGGTGGGGGAGCTGTCCCGGCTGGTGTCTGAGCGGCAGCTGATGGAGGTGTCGGAGGTGGAGCAGGAGCTGGCCTGTCAGAATGACCACTCTAACGCTCAGCAG AGCGTTCGGCGGCTGCTGCAGAATCCTCGGGTCTCGGAGCTGGACGCCGTCCGTCTCGTCATGCTCTACGCTTTGAGGTATGAGcgccacagcagcagcatcctcCCGTCGCTGATGGAGGAGCTGAGCAGGAAGGGAGTTTCTGAACGCTACCGCAGG ATGGTTCAGTCGGTTGTGGAGTACGGTGGGAAGAGAATCAGAGGGAGTGACCTCATCACACCGACGGATGCTGTCGCCATCACCAAACAGTTCTTCAAAGGactaaag GGCGTAGAGAACGTGTATACACAGCATCAGCCTCTGCTGCACGACACTCTGGATCAGCTGATTAAAGGTCGACTCAAAGACAGTCAGTTCCCGTACCTGGGAGCCAGCAGCCTGAGAGACAG GCCTCAGGACATTATGGTGTTCCTGATCGGTGGAGCAACGTATGAAGAAGCTTTGACTGTTTACAACCTGAATCGTAACACTCCGGGGGTTCGGATTGTGCTGGGAGGAAGCGCCATCCACAACACTAAGAG tttccTTGAAGAGGTGATCCTGGCGACGGGTCACAGCGGCGACAGAGCACAGGGAAGTGGACGCCACTCCACCAGGCGATGA